In Fusobacterium sp. JB019, the sequence TAGGAAGTCCTACTATATTTAAACAAAGACGACCAGGTCTTAATGAAAAAATATTTACTATGTATAAGTTTAGAACTATGACTGAGGAAAAGGATGAAAATGGAAGGTTACTTTCAGATGAAAAAAGGCTTACTGATTTTGGAAAAATGTTAAGAGCAACTAGCCTAGATGAAATACCTGAATTTTTTAATGTTTTAAAAGGGGATATGAGTTTAGTAGGTCCAAGGCCATTGCTCATAGCTTATTTAAAAGAATATAATAAACGTCAATTAAGAAGACATGAAGTAAAGCCTGGAATTACTGGATTAGCTCAAGTTAATGGAAGAAATGCTATTTCTTGGGAAGAAAAATTTGATTATGATATAAAGTATGTAGATAATCTTAATATTATTTTAGATATGAAAATAATATTTGCA encodes:
- a CDS encoding sugar transferase → MYRKFWKRVFGIIFSLGFFLMFWWVYIVVSILVRIKLGSPTIFKQRRPGLNEKIFTMYKFRTMTEEKDENGRLLSDEKRLTDFGKMLRATSLDEIPEFFNVLKGDMSLVGPRPLLIAYLKEYNKRQLRRHEVKPGITGLAQVNGRNAISWEEKFDYDIKYVDNLNIILDMKIIFATIKKIFIHEGISQEGEATMEAFKGGENGRN